From a region of the Mercurialis annua linkage group LG1-X, ddMerAnnu1.2, whole genome shotgun sequence genome:
- the LOC126665401 gene encoding uncharacterized protein LOC126665401: MSGDPSDREEGMGYDDHDVGTDEPSTEFYVVRPQRNEAPEVEEVGTSIPEPSRKGKEKKKAGNDKLEDRDIKTSRCTLGFLRAVRAAFGIPEEYELSVIPKGKRLNDVPPENTIMLTLEHLQSGIRFPISEQYQRLSDYFEVPLSQIHPNGVRHYSCFLKLCQQNGVTDSMRLFCCMYLMSLKDQSHFAYLRFRGERKDVPGGLVSGITDSLRDFKEDYFQISHPTAFQGMVTAWVTKCYKPLKWFHIPGPMERDDMYKLRDAAPAGEKAHADDLSPKFGVCLSTLSCLVSCLLCCACTFSFVLFFSFFFFFFFFDSLCLCVIAVNSLDPAKLAGKKRKRPATRASTSVPPAVPRAAADAASGPRPTTASTAAPEGGIHVVPLRVQLPSGIDVPPTAEPVGGNIPFVDLGSAETVVGPREAEEVPQGAAPGVGGSGAQTSHFQMPDLPDVSSDSSTAASGPNGITRARFAEWVGQHNPGVRVSIHELPIAGDIARVTTLPEDEAYYKTYKPENLLATVSALCIQAAQMSYRADRNASQNEDDLLLAKRLLLAEAAKVRDAEKRAGEAERRASEAEKRASDGASLVAKLEDKLRCSEDRRAEDLDMLEKLRGEISRLENEHSAAKDDFAKQLSALTTRNELASKGLRETVADQKKKLTEMTKRAEDAEAEVAKGVAREEGLYEDFRRMLYIGEVQVGEFVKGRFGADVDVSDFKLDVLELHRRAKELPEDYDVPADIEDYLADDQDQGPN; the protein is encoded by the exons atgtcgggtgacccatcAGATCGTGAAGAGGGGATGGGGTATGATGACCATGACGTGGGCACAGACGAGCCGTCAACTGAATTTTATGTAGTACGCCCTCAGCGCAATGAGGCTCCCGAGGTGGAAGAGGTGGGGACCTCTATACCTGAACCTTCCCGTAAgggaaaggaaaagaaaaaggcGGGGAATGATAAGCTTGAGGACCGGGATATAAAGACATCGCGGTGTACGTTGGGTTTTTTGAGGGCTGTGCGAGCAGCTTTCGGCATCCCGGAGGAGTACGAGCTATCGGTGATCCCTAAGGGGAAGAGGTTGAACGATGTTCCTCCCGAGAATACTATCATGCTTACTTTGGAGCATCTACAGTCAGGGATTCGTTTTCCCATTTCCGAGCAGTACCAGAGGTTAAGCGATTATTTCGAAGTGCCTTTATCACAGATTCACCCTAACGGTGTGCGGCACTACTCCTGTTTTTTGAAGCTGTGTCAGCAAAACGGAGTTACGGACAGCATGCGACTCTTCTGCTGTATGTATCTGATGTCGTTGAAGGACCAAAGTCATTTTGCTTACCTGCGATTTCGGGGTGAGAGGAAAGATGTGCCCGGGGGGCTGGTCTCGGGGATAACCGACTCTTTGAGGGATTTCAAAGAGGattattttcagatttctcaTCCTACGGCTTTCCAAGGGATGGTGACTGCCTGGGTCACCAAATGCTACAAACCTTTGAAGTGGTTTCATATCCCTGGTCCTATGGAGCGAGATGACATGTACAAGCTCCGGGATGCTGCTCCTGCTGGGGAAAAGGCTCATGCCGATGATCTGAGCCCCAAA TTTGGTGTTTGTCTTAGCACTTTGTCTTGTTTGGTATCTTGCTTGCTGTGTTGTGCTTGTACTTTTtcctttgttttgtttttttctttttttttttttttttttttttttgactcaTTGTGCCTTTGTGTTATTGCAGTGAACAGTCTGGATCCTGCTAAACTTGCTGGGAAGAAGCGCAAGAGGCCTGCTACCCGAGCTTCTACCTCGGTGCCTCCAGCTGTTCCCCGGGCAGCGGCTGATGCGGCCTCGGGGCCTCGGCCAACGACGGCGAGTACCGCGGCCCCTGAGGGGGGTATTCACGTGGTCCCCCTACGGGTCCAACTGCCTAGTGGTATCGATGTCCCCCCTACTGCTGAGCCAGTAGGAGGGAACATTCCTTTCGTGGACCTGGGATCTGCCGAGACTGTGGTGGGGCCGCGAGAGGCTGAGGAGGTCCCCCAGGGGGCGGCTCCTGGGGTGGGTGGTTCCGGTGCTCAAACCTCCCACTTCCAGATGCCGGATTTGCCGGACGTTTCGTCGGACTCCAGCACCGCTGCTTCCGGGCCCAATGGTATTACTCGGGCGCGCTTCGCTGAGTGGGTCGGCCAGCATAACCCCGGGGTCCGGGTATCAATTCATGAACTGCCCATAGCGGGGGACATTGCTCGGGTGACGACTCTGCCCGAGGACGAGGCTTATTATAAAACTTATAAGCCCGAGAACTTGCTGGCCACCGTTTCTGCTCTCTGTATCCAG GCGGCTCAGATGTCGTACCGAGCTGATCGGAATGCCAGCCAGAATGAAGATGACCTCCTGCTGGCCAAGAGGCTTTTACTTGCGGAGGCTGCCAAGGTCCGGGATGCTGAAAAGAGGGCTGGTGAAGCCGAGAGAAGGGCCTCGGAGGCCGAGAAGAGAGCTTCGGATGGTGCTTCTCTGGTGGCCAAGTTGGAGGACAAGCTGAGGTGTTCCGAGGATCGTCGGGCCGAGGATTTGGACATGCTGGAGAAGCTAAGAGGGGAAATTAGCCGGCTTGAGAATGAGCATTCTGCGGCTAAGGATGATTTTGCCAAGCAACTGTCCGCCTTGACGACTCGGAATGAGTTGGCGTCTAAAGGTCTCCGAGAGACCGTGGCCGaccaaaagaaaaaattaactGAGATGACCAAGCGGGCCGAGGATGCAGAGGCCGAGGTGGCCAAGGGAGTTGCTCGGGAGGAAGGCCTGTATGAGGATTTCCGGCGGATGCTGTACATCGGGGAGGTTCAAGTTGGCGAGTTCGTGAAAGGCCGGTTTGGAGCCGACGTCGATGTTTCGGACTTCAAGCTAGACGTGTTGGAGCTGCATCGCCGAGCTAAAGAGCTGCCCGAGGATTATGATGTTCCAGCCGACATTGAGGATTATTTGGCTGATGACCAAGACCAAGGCCCGAACTAA